The genomic stretch ATGGAACTGCTGCCAATGGGCCATCGCACAGGAATGATGCTGCCCAGCCGGCCTTATTTACCGATCCGTCGGAGATGAATTTAAATGTGATCGCTCCAGTACTGTGTGTAGAAGTGATAACACCAGGGGTGGCAGTTCCACTGAATGGGCTGCCCGCAACTGGTGGTGCGCTTTCAGTTGGCCCGTCATAAATATGAAGGAAATCATAATTGGCCTCGGTGTCAAAGTTCAGGAAAGTAAATTTGAGATGATATCCTTCAACACAAGGTGTAAAAGTCATTACATGGTTTTCATTGCTAGCATAAGTGTTGGTAGGCCCGCCGGTATCGTAAAACATTCCATGACCTACCATGTGCGAAGCGGTAGTCATCAGGTAAACCGGATCGCCCGTAGTAAACGACCAAACAGGGCAGCCAACGGCTGGACCAACAGCATTACGAGGAACTATTTTCCAATAATATGTTGTGTTGGGAACCAACTCTGGCGAAAAACTATTGGTATTAATAGTGTTTAGAAAAGGTGGATTCATTGAAGGCCCAAAGTAAACATCAAACATGGTAGCATCAGCGGAATTCCATGTGAGATTAGTGGTAACCATAATGTTTGTGGCACCATCAGCAGGTGAGGGATTGGAGGCGCATGATGGAGGATCAGAAGGTATATAACACTGAACTTCTGCTTCCCAACCTGAGCGACTCACTGAGCCATCGGAAGTGAACCTGAAAGTTAATGCACCTTGAGCATTCATAGCTGTAATTGTGCCGGGATTTACCGTTCCGTGAAACGGGCTTCCCGGAAATTCAGGTGATGTAGCATCCGGGCCATTATAAACAAAGAGTTTATCATAACCTGATTCGGTATCAAACGAAAGAAAATTAGCCCTCATCATTGCATTGGGATTGGCAGGGAGGAAAGTCATGGTGATATTCTCATCATTGCCATAGTTCCCATTGAGGCCGCCTGAATCATAAAACAATCCAACACAGGTTGTAACTGTAGTATTGGCCATGTTGTACTCTGGAATAAGGCCAATAACAACCATGATGCTGGCAGAGTTTACATAAAATCCATCAGGTCCGCCTTCGGCAGCGAGGTCAAGGTTCACAGGATACCCAATTGGAGATGATTCATCTGCTGTTACGTTGAACTGAATTTCAGCGGATTCACCGGCAGCAAGGCTTGCAACATTAACGCTGCCGGTATTAACTACAAGCAGCGCATCACCTGAAATGGCTGAAATATCTATATCAGAAATGTCACTGCTTCCGGTATTTGTTATATTAAGTATAATGAGAGCGGTTTCACCCGGATCAAGAATACCATCATTGTTTCCGGTTCCTGAATCGTCAACGATAAAGTCAGTGCCTATGCTTAGAACAGGGGCTTGAACAGTAATGCGCAGGTTAGAAGTCCATGTATCGGAACCATCTGTAATTTCAAGTACAAAAGCAGCTTTATGCTGGTTTGGAACAAAATCGGCAATTGAAAAACTGAATGCGTCATCCAGGGTTACAGTTTCGCCGTTAACGATAACGCCAAAGTTTTGTGAGGCTGTACTGGTTAGGGTCACATAGCTATCTGTTCCTGTGAGCGTTGCGGTAACTGCAGCGGATGGATCAGCGCCAACATTTTTCAGTGTTACGTCAATACTTATATCTTCGCTATAATCTGCCTGACCGTTATTGTTGCCGGCAGGATCATTAATTGTATAAACATCAAGGACTACGTAAGGGCCTTCGAGGGCTGCAGCAGGCACCTGAATGGTGTAAGGGATGTATTGTGGTTTAGTTACAACAATGTCAACCATACCGGCTGAAAGAACCGGTTCAAGAGCAACCTCAACAATTCCTGTGGAATCAACCAGTGCGGCACCATGCAATACACCATCTTTTGAAATGGCTACATAAGAACCTGGTTCAGCTTCTACTTCGTAAACATCCAATCCAATGGGCAGAATTGGCATATGGGTAACATTGTTCGTGCTTCCTTGTGTGTGGTAAATAACCATTGAGGGATCGCCCAACACATTATATGCCTGCCAGTAATACAGCGGGCTTGAATGGCTTGGATATCCTTGAATATCAACTTCCGTAACAGCAAGGTTTCCAACAAACATCAACCCTCCGGCTGACACATAATCACTAACGAAAGGCGCATCATAAGCACCCCAGGTTGTTTCGTCATAAGTGGGCACATATCCGTTATTGTTACCTTGAATTGGAAACGCTCCAACAGACCAGTAAAAATCTTCAAACCAATAAGAGCTTGGTGAAGATCCAATATACACTACAGCTCCTTTGTTGGCAGCCCTCATCCAGGTTTCGCCAATACATTCGGGATATCCAAAATCGGCGGCGAGGCAGCAATTGCCAATTGCCAGTGGATATTTATCCTGGTTCACAAAATTGTTAACCATGGATTGGGTAAGGGAGGGATCTCCCCAGGAGGTTTCACCGCAATGTGCTGTATAATTAATAAAACCAACGGCAATTTTTTCAGGACTGTAACAGCCTGTATATGGGCTGGTTAAATAAGTAAACACATCGGTATAGCCATGGGCTGTATTCCAGTAATTATTTGTTGCATAATGGACAGTTGGTTGACCAACCCTGGGGTTCCATGTTCCGTCAGCACCGGCAATCAGTGTTGTTTTATCGAGGTAGGTTGGGTCAGAGAATTGATATTGTTCGTAGTATAGGGATTTCGCAATCTGCGGAATTAATTGTGCTGAATTGGTTGCCGAGAAACGGCCGTAATACATTTCAGGAAAGTAATCTCCGTCAACGCTGGCATAATACAGGTCTGTCATTTTCCCTGATGATGATCCCATAGTAGCGGGAATTTGTGGCGTGTCGCCTACAAAAAGCACAAAACTCGGAGCCGGATTTGTTGGTGTGCCTGCGTTGTATTGGTCATGAACCCAGGTTTTGATCGCATTGTATGTTGTTCCGATTTCATCCGTGTATGCAACTATCATTTCAAAACCCTTTTTGGTCTTCCATTCAATAAATGGCGCCAAATCATTTTCAAACATTGGATCGGCAACCACCAAATACTTTACGGGGTATTTGGTCAAATCGGGATGTAACGGGTAGCCATGGTTGGGATTGTTCAGAAGGCTATTGCGAACAGGTTCAAAATAAGGGGAATAATTTGAGGCTTTGATATACTCATTCAGTTCGGCATCAACATTTGAATACGTAATTTCAATTTCAATGTCGTTATAAACACGTATAATGCCTTTAAGCGGGTTGTAGCTCACGGGTGCAACAGTGAGGTGTGCAAGCCTGTAACCTCTTAAAACGCCGAGAATTTCAACACTGGCTATTTCGTGTTCAATAAAAAAGTCTTTGTTATAAACAGTTTCATTATATTCAAAAGGTACTTCATCAATGTTCTGATCCTTTCGAACAGATGGTTGAACCGGCATTACTTTATAGGTAATCCCATAGTCACTTAACTTGAATTCTTTTACATCATAGCTGAGAACCTTTACCGACACTTCGGCACCAAAGGGAATTTCGATAAGCTTTTTGGAAGCTGGTAACTTTGGTGATCCTAATTCTCCAATCCAATATGTGCCCTGGATCGCCAATTCGTTAAAAAGGCCTTTGCTGGTTTCAATTCCAAAAGTGCCAATTCCACTGTAAGAAAAAGAAACGTTCAAATTTTGCATATCATCCTTTTGAATCTTTACGTCGGTTTCTGACCGGCCCAGATCAATAGCAATGTGCTGTGAATAAGTTAGTTGAGTGACGAAGAGCAAAACAAGTAGTCCAAGTGTCTTCCCGAAAACACCCCGACCTGTTAGGGCCGAATTGTAAAAATTTTCCATGATGAAGTTTTTGAAATTAATTATAATTGAATTTTAAAAATATTGCCTCCATTGATAACCAACCCACAAAAGTAGTTTATTATGTATAAAGATTGTTCATAAATTCTTAAAAAAATCATTTCCTGGATGAAATCTTTTCAACCATCAGAACAAATATCACATAGCCAATCAATAGTAGATTGCTGAAAATTCTTGCAATTATGTTGTTCTCTGGCTGGAAAATGGTACTCAGATAATAAAGCAGGACCGCAAATGCGATGAATAAAGTGATTTTCAGAACATTGTATGGAACCGGATAATGGCGCCGGCCAATGAAATAGGATAATATCATCATACTGCCATAACATGCAAGTGTTGCCCAGGCTGCGCCCATATATCCAATTTTAGGAATCAATAAAAAGTTAAGTCCAAGAGTAACCATCATTCCAAAAACGGCAATCAGCGATCCATATAAAGTTTTCCCTGTGATCTTAAACCACACCGAAAGATTATAGAAGATTCCAAGAAATAAATTTGCCATCAATAATATAGGAATTACTGGAGCGCCGACACGGTATTCCTCACCTACAAACAAAATAAAGATGTCAATGTTAAGCATTATGGCGGCAAAAATAAAAGCACAAATGGCTACAAAATAGTTCATCACACGGGCATACAAAAGCTTTGCATCCTGATTTTTCATTTGTTCAAAGAAAAATGGTTCGGCTGCATACTTATAAGTTTGTATAAAAAGCGTCATAAGTATTGAGACTTTATAGCAAGCACCATAAATTCCTACTTGCACCATAGGATCGGAATCCACTGGCAATAAATACTTGAGCAGTATCCGGTCAAAGGTCTCATTCACAATTCCCGCAAGTCCAAGTATAAGTAATGGCCAGGAGTACGAAATCATTTGCTTCCACATTCCTGGATCAAGTTTAAATCTGATCCCTTTTATGGTTTTCAGCAGAAGCAGCATTGTCAAACTGCTTGCAACCAGGTTGGAAATGAAGATATAACCTATACCAATTTGCGGATCGTAAACAAGATCAAGTAATGCTGAGGCGCCATAGGTTCGCAGAATATACGGGCATAAAAGAAGAAAAAACAGGTTTAACCCAATATTCGTGATAATATTAACACTTCTTATGAGTGCAAATTTGCCTGCCTTGCCCTGCTGCCTTAGCCGCGCAAATGGAATTGAGGCTATGGAGTCGAATCCAAGTATTAGTGCAAACCAAACAATATATTCCCGATTTTCAGCATAACCCATTGATGATGCAATGGAACCAGATGAAACCAGGGCAAGAAGCAGGAATATACCAGTGCTGATTGTGAGTGAGAGCAGCGCAGTGCTAAAAATGGTTTTGCCATCTTCTCCTGATTTTGAGAACCGGAAAAATGCTGTCTCCATCCCATAACCAAGTAAAACGTATAAAAGTGCTACATACGCATATAGCTCTGTGACAACTCCATATTCGGCAGGTTCAAAAACCCTAGTGTAAAGTGGAACCAATAAATAGTTTAATACCCTTCCGGCAATTGTGGGTAATCCGTAAATGGCGGTCTGACCGGCTAGTCGTTTAAGGGTATTCAATCCAGGTTAGTTGAAGAGTGAATGGCCAAAGGTATAGAAATTTGATATTCCGGCTTAAATAAGAAATATCCTGTAAGTACGATAAGATTTCATGCTATTCAATACTTTCATCCAGGATTGGGAAACGCAACTCGAAAGTTGTTCCTGTTTTTTCTGATGACTTAAAACTTATGCTGCCACCAATACCTGATATGATGTTTTGAACAATGGCCAATCCAAGTCCCATTCCGCTACTCTTGGTTGTGAAATAAGGAGAAAAGATTTTTCCCTCAAGTTCGGGGCTGATTCCTCCACCATTATCAGTGATTGCAACCAACCAAAAACTATTTTCTGTATTGATTTCAATTTGTATTAAACCATCCTTTGCAATTCCGATTGCCTGCACTGAATTCTGAACCAGATTATTAAAAATTCTCAATATTTGCTTTTTATCAGCAAGGACGTTACAAGCATGATCATCAGAAGAAAAATTGGTTTGAATAGTGATATTTTCCAGATCATTATACAGCACAGCTACATTACTTATAATTTCTTTAAGGTTAACTCTTTCGTGCGCGGCAACCGGCATTGTGGCAAAATCTGAAAAGGCAGACGCAATCTCAGATAGTGAGTCAATTTGTTGAGTAAGTGTTTGGGTGAACTTTTGTAACCTCCCATCCCAATCGGAAGCTTTCTCATTCCACGCTTTTTGCAGATGTTGCACACTAAGCTTCATAGGTGTAAGAGGGTTCTTAATTTCATGCGCAACCTGACGGGCCATTTCGCGCCAGGCACTCTCACGTTCCGATCGAGCAAGCAACTCAGCCGATCTTACCAATTCCCCGGTCATTCTGTTGTATTCTTCAATTAATTCACTGATCTCATCCTTTCCTTTCCATTCAATTTTCTGTGTTGATTCGCTTAGCTTCACCTTTCTGATATTGGCTTTAAGGATCATAAGTGGCCGAAGCAGGTAATCAGAAAGTAAAAGTGCAAGGAATAATCCTATTGCCATGAGTATTACATAAATGTTCGTGAAGGTTACAAGAAATGATGATATTTCCTGGCGCAACTCACTTTGACGTGCAAAGTATGGTAAATTAACAAAACCGATCAGGTTGTTTTGATCATTTCGTAATGGAAGATAGGCCGATAGATAGTCATAGCTTCCTATTGATTCGTTTTGGATAAAAGAAGCTTTGTTTTGAATGGCAAGTTGTTTGTATGCTTCCGGATTCATCCTGTCCGAAACCAATCCCTCTTCAAATATTTGCGATCTGCTTGAAGCAAGCAACCAACCCTGCGGGTCGTACAGATTAATATCAGTAAAAAACACCAACGAAAATTTGGTTAAAAGATCGCCAAGGTACCCTCGGATTTCATTATCCAACCTGTCAACATTTACTAATTTATGCTCGAGTTCTATCAGCACGGAATGGCTCTTTTCGCTGAGGATACTTATGTTTTTATTATGATTGAGTCTTGAGATGAAAAATAATGTTGAAACGCCAATAATTAGAAATGAGATTAAAACAATTCCAAACATTGAATATTGTATCCTGTTTCTGAAACTGATTTCCGAAAACGATAACCTGTATGGGAACCCAACTATGAGCCTGAAAGAAAAGACAAATAATCCGAAGAAAATAAACAGATACGAAAATGGTGCTACCAAATCCAAAAAACCTGGTTTGGGAAGACTTACTACCAACTGCCTGTCAGGGCTCGTATTATAAAGCAGGTGGTTAAATTTATTCCGGTCGAAATAGGTAAAAGAGCCTTGTCCTGTGGGCCATCCTGCATCCTTAAAAGTGTATGTGTATTTCCCTGCACTACTGGCAAGTTCGCCATTAATAAAATTTGCATAGGAATAATTATAAAGATCTCTTGATTTTTCTGAAGCCCCATCAAGAAGCAACTCTGGATAACCTAAGCCTTTTGTCACCGTTTTTGAGTCAATCTCAATATAAACTGTTACAGGGTTCTCAAACCCATGATGTAATACTGAAAACTCAAACCGGGCAAGGTAATTGGCTCCCGGAAAGATATAGAACAGGCTTTTGGATTCAGTTGAATCTCCGAGTGATTGGATATATCCTTCAAAGTATGATCTGCATTCTATTATGTAATCGCCAGGCCTGATGTGAAGTAACTTGCCGGGATAACAAATGGTCGCAAGAATCTGATAATTAGCCCAATATCGTCCGAAATGAGTTGTGATAATATGATCAGTGGCTTTTGCTTCAAGCTCGGGGTAATTATAGGTTTCCGAAAGTAAATCAATTAGAACAGTGTCGTTGTAAATTTCATTTTCGACTATTGAAAACTGATACTCAGCCACCTTGTCCCTGTCAGAAGCAAGCTCCAGCGCAATAAGCTTTCGTTCCTGCTTTTCTTTTCGGGTATTTAGCTTTTGCAGTGAATAAGTTGTGATTAACGCAAATGCAACCAAATAAAAAATGACCCAGGCAAACGAAACCAATTTGGATTTAAGCTTCCCAATAAATACAAATGTTAAAATGTAGAAAAATAGAAATAAGATGGTTGCCGGATCAAAGTGATTGCGTAAAATGCTAACAATAGAGGCAATCATTGTGGTTCCGACAATGAGCAGCACATAATGTTTCTTCTCAGGAAAAATTTCAAATGCAGCCATGCATAACCTGGCGCTTATAAGAAAAAAAGCAAAAAGCAAAGCTGCTATTACTAAAAAACCGAGAAATCCATGTACGCTTATACCAAAAACATTTCCAAGGTTGAACGATATAACTGAATCAAATACAATACGATTGAATAAAAGCTGGTAAATATGAAAGAAGATAAAAACATGGAAAATCAGCGTAAATGCTGTGACCAGTTTTTTGTATTGCGGTATCTGCGGTCGTAAATTAAATCGAAATGAACTAAAGAAATACCATGCAATAATAAGAAGCATTGCTGCATTAACGATCAAATCGCCGAGTGATGGAACGATGCCGGATATCGCAAGATAAGATGGCCCAAAAAGCTTTGTTGAATATAAAACCTCCGGGATTGTAAAATAAAAAGTAATCACCCTTAGAATTACGACGAAGGCAACAAACAAGGCGAAAAACCATTTCTTTTCTTTATGATAAGCGCTTACCGTTAAATAAATCTGATAAAGCGTAACAACAACAAATAAGAGTGCTGCGAGATATAGCGCCAGAAGGAGTAATGCAAATGAATCTTTTATATCATTTTCCTCAGGTAATACTAATGAGAACAGATACTTACCCGCTTTATCAAATATGTCAAGCTGATTTCTTTCAAAACCAATTCTGGTTCCATCAGGAAGATCGAAGCATTTGTTAAACTCGTTCTTAATATACTCATTTTCATATTTATAGCTCCTCTTTATAGTTAAAAGACCAACATACAAACAAGTATCGTTGCTCAAAGTTTTTACTAAGTAATAACCATTTTCCAGTTGGATGAAACCCTGACTAAATAGAACAGAATCGTAGATGTAATCAACTGGGGTGGTGTTATTGGACCAATAAATCAAATTGTTATCAAGGTAAGCGAGAAAATAAACATCCATCTCACATAGCTCTTTATCCAGGGCCGTGTTAAAAAGTTCTTCAACCGGAACTTTGGCTAAGCGTTTTAGATGCTCTTCAAGCAGATCGGATTTTTCAGAAAGTTCATTTTGAACCCTGGTAACATATCTTTCTTTGTGATTGGTATATTGAAAATAGTATCCAATAAGAATGGCTATAATAATCAGTACTGCACCGATTGCAAAACCATTGAACAGCTCTTTTTTAAAAATCAGTTTTCTCATCTGTAACTGTTCTAATTTGTTGGATATAATCAATTAAAAAACGACCCTATAACGCGCTTTCTGGCGCACGATCTCCGCAGCAATTATGCCAGTATTTCATTTTAGCCCTTGCTTCGCTTATAAAGCCTTAAAATAGTCTAAAAATGGATTATGCCTTTTTTAGCAAGTAGACTAAACTCGAATATCCAAAACTGTCCTTTTTTGCCAAGCTGTTTGAGCGTATTCCATTCGCAAACGCCTTAACATAATTCATTTTTCCATGCTTGTATTTTTCGCTCAAAAGACAAATATAAAACGAATCAAATTTCATTGGATGGATTTCAACAATTCTGAATCCTGATTTTTCAGCCAGCAGTTTTACCGATTCTTTTGTAAAATGATACAAATGTCTTGGCACGTCATAAGCAGCCCAAAATTTGCCATATTTTTTTGCATCCCACGACTCATAATTAGGAAGAGCAAGAACAAGCATGCCGTTCTTATTGTTGAGAAGTTGGTAATTTAATTCTAGCTGAGATAATGGATCAGCGATATGCTCCAACACATGCCACATTGTTATAACATCCATTGATCCTTTTTCAAGAATTGATAAATCAACTTCATGTTGCAATATAATCCCATGACGCTCAAAAGCAATTTCCCGGCCTTTGGCGTTAGGTTCAACTCCTGTAATGTTCCATTTTTGTTTGCGGCAATAATTTAAAAACTCAGCAGTTCCTGCTCCAATATCTAATATTTGGCCAATCTCCTGATGCTCTTTTATCATTTGCATTTTTCGGCCTAAAGCAATCTTTCTGGCCTGAAGGTAAAGCAAGTTTTTCAGAGAGCGTTGAGCTGTGTTGTGCGAAGTATATTCATTGGAATTATAATATTTTATAATAGATTCGGGATCAGGCTGAGGTAAGGTATAAAGCAATCCACAAGTTAAGCATTTGCATAACTCAAATACTTCCTGGCTAAGAAAATAGTCATTCAATCTGAGAAATTTATGGAATTCAGTTCCATTACAAATAAAACAACGCTGAGTTGGCAGTTCTTCTATGGCCATGTGATGGTTTTCACGTGAAACATTGCAATTATCTTCCCAGGAAAATAAGTAATACCATTATATCCGACGGAGACACGCCACTTATTCTTGAAGCCTGGCCTATTGAAGTTGGCTTTATTTTACTCAGTTTTGCACGAGCCTCAAAAGAGAGAGAGTTAAGCTGTTGATAATTGAAATCTTCGGGTAATGGCATGTCCTCGTGTCGGGACAATTTTTGCGCGAGCTCTTGCTCTTTTAGCAGGTAGCCACCATATTTAATTAAAATTTCAGAAGCAGCAACCTCCTCATTCAAATCGTCGCCCATTGAGGAAATAAAGGATTTAAGCCTGGGAATATGGTTGATCATATCAAAAAGTGATATCTGCGGCCTTAGCAAAATGTTGGCTAATTTAACCTTTTGCGAAACCGGTTGTGTATCGCATTTCAGAAGCAACTCATTGATACTTTCCGGATCAATACTTTCATTTTTAAGCTCTGTTAAAAT from Bacteroidales bacterium encodes the following:
- a CDS encoding T9SS type A sorting domain-containing protein is translated as MENFYNSALTGRGVFGKTLGLLVLLFVTQLTYSQHIAIDLGRSETDVKIQKDDMQNLNVSFSYSGIGTFGIETSKGLFNELAIQGTYWIGELGSPKLPASKKLIEIPFGAEVSVKVLSYDVKEFKLSDYGITYKVMPVQPSVRKDQNIDEVPFEYNETVYNKDFFIEHEIASVEILGVLRGYRLAHLTVAPVSYNPLKGIIRVYNDIEIEITYSNVDAELNEYIKASNYSPYFEPVRNSLLNNPNHGYPLHPDLTKYPVKYLVVADPMFENDLAPFIEWKTKKGFEMIVAYTDEIGTTYNAIKTWVHDQYNAGTPTNPAPSFVLFVGDTPQIPATMGSSSGKMTDLYYASVDGDYFPEMYYGRFSATNSAQLIPQIAKSLYYEQYQFSDPTYLDKTTLIAGADGTWNPRVGQPTVHYATNNYWNTAHGYTDVFTYLTSPYTGCYSPEKIAVGFINYTAHCGETSWGDPSLTQSMVNNFVNQDKYPLAIGNCCLAADFGYPECIGETWMRAANKGAVVYIGSSPSSYWFEDFYWSVGAFPIQGNNNGYVPTYDETTWGAYDAPFVSDYVSAGGLMFVGNLAVTEVDIQGYPSHSSPLYYWQAYNVLGDPSMVIYHTQGSTNNVTHMPILPIGLDVYEVEAEPGSYVAISKDGVLHGAALVDSTGIVEVALEPVLSAGMVDIVVTKPQYIPYTIQVPAAALEGPYVVLDVYTINDPAGNNNGQADYSEDISIDVTLKNVGADPSAAVTATLTGTDSYVTLTSTASQNFGVIVNGETVTLDDAFSFSIADFVPNQHKAAFVLEITDGSDTWTSNLRITVQAPVLSIGTDFIVDDSGTGNNDGILDPGETALIILNITNTGSSDISDIDISAISGDALLVVNTGSVNVASLAAGESAEIQFNVTADESSPIGYPVNLDLAAEGGPDGFYVNSASIMVVIGLIPEYNMANTTVTTCVGLFYDSGGLNGNYGNDENITMTFLPANPNAMMRANFLSFDTESGYDKLFVYNGPDATSPEFPGSPFHGTVNPGTITAMNAQGALTFRFTSDGSVSRSGWEAEVQCYIPSDPPSCASNPSPADGATNIMVTTNLTWNSADATMFDVYFGPSMNPPFLNTINTNSFSPELVPNTTYYWKIVPRNAVGPAVGCPVWSFTTGDPVYLMTTASHMVGHGMFYDTGGPTNTYASNENHVMTFTPCVEGYHLKFTFLNFDTEANYDFLHIYDGPTESAPPVAGSPFSGTATPGVITSTHSTGAITFKFISDGSVNKAGWAASFLCDGPLAAVPSSNPVTLCEGNSAQLYANAVGGSGNYTYTWTPATTLNSSTVPNPIANPAVTTAYSVTVNDGTNVATADYTMIVNEAPVVNLGNDTIICVNHSIMLDATIPNGFSYLWMPGGQTTPTILVDSTGVGIGVQTYSVTVFDINGCMADASISVTFDACTFIADFSSDLSVLVYPNPAASSLNIGLQGKASNVSFTLLNHHGQVVFGNVVGNLAGTSNYQINVSNYAKGIYYLRLNTEKDVLIRKIIIQ
- a CDS encoding oligosaccharide flippase family protein, which produces MNTLKRLAGQTAIYGLPTIAGRVLNYLLVPLYTRVFEPAEYGVVTELYAYVALLYVLLGYGMETAFFRFSKSGEDGKTIFSTALLSLTISTGIFLLLALVSSGSIASSMGYAENREYIVWFALILGFDSIASIPFARLRQQGKAGKFALIRSVNIITNIGLNLFFLLLCPYILRTYGASALLDLVYDPQIGIGYIFISNLVASSLTMLLLLKTIKGIRFKLDPGMWKQMISYSWPLLILGLAGIVNETFDRILLKYLLPVDSDPMVQVGIYGACYKVSILMTLFIQTYKYAAEPFFFEQMKNQDAKLLYARVMNYFVAICAFIFAAIMLNIDIFILFVGEEYRVGAPVIPILLMANLFLGIFYNLSVWFKITGKTLYGSLIAVFGMMVTLGLNFLLIPKIGYMGAAWATLACYGSMMILSYFIGRRHYPVPYNVLKITLFIAFAVLLYYLSTIFQPENNIIARIFSNLLLIGYVIFVLMVEKISSRK
- a CDS encoding GHKL domain-containing protein produces the protein MRKLIFKKELFNGFAIGAVLIIIAILIGYYFQYTNHKERYVTRVQNELSEKSDLLEEHLKRLAKVPVEELFNTALDKELCEMDVYFLAYLDNNLIYWSNNTTPVDYIYDSVLFSQGFIQLENGYYLVKTLSNDTCLYVGLLTIKRSYKYENEYIKNEFNKCFDLPDGTRIGFERNQLDIFDKAGKYLFSLVLPEENDIKDSFALLLLALYLAALLFVVVTLYQIYLTVSAYHKEKKWFFALFVAFVVILRVITFYFTIPEVLYSTKLFGPSYLAISGIVPSLGDLIVNAAMLLIIAWYFFSSFRFNLRPQIPQYKKLVTAFTLIFHVFIFFHIYQLLFNRIVFDSVISFNLGNVFGISVHGFLGFLVIAALLFAFFLISARLCMAAFEIFPEKKHYVLLIVGTTMIASIVSILRNHFDPATILFLFFYILTFVFIGKLKSKLVSFAWVIFYLVAFALITTYSLQKLNTRKEKQERKLIALELASDRDKVAEYQFSIVENEIYNDTVLIDLLSETYNYPELEAKATDHIITTHFGRYWANYQILATICYPGKLLHIRPGDYIIECRSYFEGYIQSLGDSTESKSLFYIFPGANYLARFEFSVLHHGFENPVTVYIEIDSKTVTKGLGYPELLLDGASEKSRDLYNYSYANFINGELASSAGKYTYTFKDAGWPTGQGSFTYFDRNKFNHLLYNTSPDRQLVVSLPKPGFLDLVAPFSYLFIFFGLFVFSFRLIVGFPYRLSFSEISFRNRIQYSMFGIVLISFLIIGVSTLFFISRLNHNKNISILSEKSHSVLIELEHKLVNVDRLDNEIRGYLGDLLTKFSLVFFTDINLYDPQGWLLASSRSQIFEEGLVSDRMNPEAYKQLAIQNKASFIQNESIGSYDYLSAYLPLRNDQNNLIGFVNLPYFARQSELRQEISSFLVTFTNIYVILMAIGLFLALLLSDYLLRPLMILKANIRKVKLSESTQKIEWKGKDEISELIEEYNRMTGELVRSAELLARSERESAWREMARQVAHEIKNPLTPMKLSVQHLQKAWNEKASDWDGRLQKFTQTLTQQIDSLSEIASAFSDFATMPVAAHERVNLKEIISNVAVLYNDLENITIQTNFSSDDHACNVLADKKQILRIFNNLVQNSVQAIGIAKDGLIQIEINTENSFWLVAITDNGGGISPELEGKIFSPYFTTKSSGMGLGLAIVQNIISGIGGSISFKSSEKTGTTFELRFPILDESIE
- a CDS encoding class I SAM-dependent methyltransferase — translated: MAIEELPTQRCFICNGTEFHKFLRLNDYFLSQEVFELCKCLTCGLLYTLPQPDPESIIKYYNSNEYTSHNTAQRSLKNLLYLQARKIALGRKMQMIKEHQEIGQILDIGAGTAEFLNYCRKQKWNITGVEPNAKGREIAFERHGIILQHEVDLSILEKGSMDVITMWHVLEHIADPLSQLELNYQLLNNKNGMLVLALPNYESWDAKKYGKFWAAYDVPRHLYHFTKESVKLLAEKSGFRIVEIHPMKFDSFYICLLSEKYKHGKMNYVKAFANGIRSNSLAKKDSFGYSSLVYLLKKA